AATACACATCTATCTGATATTCCGATCATCTGAGCAGCTAAAATACCTGCATTTTTAGCACCGTCCAAAGCAACGGTAGCTACGGGAACACCTCCCGGCATCTGTAAAATGGATAAAACGGAATCCCAACCGTCTATGGAATTACTACTTTTTACGGGAACTCCTATGACAGGCAAAGGGCTTAAGGAAGCTACCATTCCCGGCAGATGGGCTGCACCGCCCGCACCTGCTATGATTACTTTCATCCCGCGGGTATGTGCATTTTTAGCATAGTCAACTAATTTTTCGGGAGTTCTGTGTGCAGAAACAATATCTACTTCTATTGAAATATCAAAATGCTCTAAGATATCGATTGCTTGTTGCATGACAGGGAGGTCTGAATCGCTTCCCATGATAATTCCTATCATAAATTATTTATTTAGATGATTTTAAATTCAAGATATGTTTTGTTGTACAACGGTCTCAGCTATGATTTCGTTGTGGAAAATGTTGGGGATTTTTCCGCAATTGAAACTAGCCGATTGGTTAGTTAAAATTATATTTTTTTCTCCTAATATCACAATGAATTATAGCATTTATAAAAAAACAGTAAGTCGAGCATCTTTAAGTAAATCTAAAAATATAAAGATATGAACACTCAAATTACTACCATACCAAAGTTATACATAGGCATTGACATTCACAAATGCAGTTGGAAAATTCGTTGCAGTACAGATTTATTTTCTGGTAAATTATTTTCCATGGTACCTAAACCCGAAGAATTGAAACATTATACTATAAAGCATTATTCTGACTATGAAGTCTCAGTGGCTTATGAATCAGGTTTTTGTGGTAGCTACTATGCGCATCGTTGTTTTGTTTCTTATGGTTGGGAATCCTTGGTGGTCAATCCTACAGATATTCATCGTAAAGGTAAAGAGATATATATCAAGACAGACAAGATTGATGCACAATTGATACATTATACTTTCGTCTTTTATTTTTTATTCAGTCAACCAATTCAATGCTTTTTGTGCTATTCCATTATACCAATCTTTTCCGTTGTCCGTAGAATCTGCTAATCAATTAGAACATTCAAAAAACTGCTGTACGTGTCGTGGTTCGGGAATGTAACTTGCTCTATGCGAGTCTTCAATCATCTTGAGAAAAACACTCAATGGAAGCGGAACTATAGTGGATTTCCCGCCATAATAGCTGATATTCATTTTGTGCAATGCGTAAAAGTGGGCAATACAAGCTTCATTTATACTCGGTGCAATGAATAAACAGTAAGCAGGTTTGTTAGTTTCTCGTTTTACTTTGGCAAGATGTCGGGTTACAGGTTCTCCCTCAGTTTCATATTGTCGTTGTCCACCTTGCATAGTTACTTCTACAGTCAATCCAAAGTCCCCATAATCACAAACTATATCAGGCATATTTCCCTGTGCCGTGGACATTGGATTTCCAAAATCGTCAAACTTTAAATTGGCTTTTATGCTGCCTCCGTTCAACATTGTCATTGCCCTCCAAGTGTTCCATTCAAGCATCAAAGGAGTATCGTAAAGTGAATTGTCAAGTATCTGGTCAAATGTTGAGTTTATTTCATCAAACAATCGATAATCTTTGATTGCTGTTACTTGCTCGGTAAGAATTTGCTCCTTACGTTTTTCTAATTCGTCTGCAAAAATCTCTTTGAGTTGGTGTAAACTCATTTCATTGCTGATATGAATATTAGGGAACTCGGAAGCAATTTTTTGTTCAAGTAATTCACGATTGTCAAAAAGCAAAGTGGGAGTTTCCGCATTGCCTAAATAGTTTATATATTGCTTCTCGTTATCAATAAAAATGGGTTCTCGGTTTGCGTGTTCCAAAAAGAAATCTACTTCCTGAATTTTTTCAGGTGCTATTGAAACGGATTTTCCAATATGTGAAATGTTTACTAATCCCGTTGCTCGTATGTAACGAATACAGGCATCAGCATAATCTCGCATATTACTCGCTTTAGTTTTCAGGAATTTTGAGATAGACGTATCATTCGTTTCCCTTGTTTTTATATTTCCTGCAATGATGTCCTCCTGATATATTTCCCGTAGTTCTTTATCTAAATATTCTTTGCGGAATTTTTTATAATTGCCTTCATTTTGGGCTTTAGCTGTCCTAAATTCATTAACTTTTTGGACAATTCTATCAAACTTTCTGTAATCAACTAATTGCAAACCGAAAAACATCAATTCGTCAAATTTTAGTGAACCAAAATGACGAACTAAACGAAATAATTCAAGGTAAGGTTTGCCCCAGAAATCTGTGGATTTTTCAGATGGTTTGTGATATGGGGAAGGAACTTGGAATTTGAGAAGTTGCCTTAAAAAGATTTCGTTCTTACGTTTTGAATTTATTAATTCCGTTCCTGCTGGTGTTAAGCTAATTTTCGGCGAAAGAATTACAAAACCAAGAGCCTTTGGTGCTCGGT
This window of the Flavobacteriaceae bacterium genome carries:
- the purE gene encoding 5-(carboxyamino)imidazole ribonucleotide mutase; amino-acid sequence: MIGIIMGSDSDLPVMQQAIDILEHFDISIEVDIVSAHRTPEKLVDYAKNAHTRGMKVIIAGAGGAAHLPGMVASLSPLPVIGVPVKSSNSIDGWDSVLSILQMPGGVPVATVALDGAKNAGILAAQMIGISDRCVLDKIQAYKEGLKIKAEEASKRVRK